In Neoarius graeffei isolate fNeoGra1 chromosome 15, fNeoGra1.pri, whole genome shotgun sequence, a single genomic region encodes these proteins:
- the si:ch211-227n13.3 gene encoding uncharacterized protein si:ch211-227n13.3 isoform X1 — protein MPVMDYRRETQLHRFQSNIVNQRRQKISLPMGSKAEDTLNSLRSNEDASGLGPFSGSPFKSCAESELDGSGSEGSVVSGPSSPPVDLRSLRCRKCDSLFSKMRRQGPPRKKPRNNNPASLSCDEWLLEKTWQPLRRPQSRGRLWVHLKRIRLRAAKQSDDGMMNKAWPLCSRPHVFLQRNLRRCKKISGKPSKSKAKSVHLRRNQANPTRPLRSGKYQRQKKRKSSEKADASEHLSPVDLTNSTEDELSANENAHHEKVPKKQSVSDASGFMDIQVNGSGQEGTQRVLRFDTSSPSAVLAETHTPKHRLVHVNAGGKSREGRADFIMKNRDCPRRLDEDSDAFRTPTELLGAELKPVRKVRPSRPFGARKDSFRTMLAALGHGRNQIIKEFHH, from the exons CATTGTGAATCAACGAAGGCAGAAAATATCCTTACCGATGGGCTCAAAGGCTGAAGATACTCTGAACTCACTCCGGTCGAACGAAGACGCTTCAGGCCTCGGGCCGTTCTCTGGGAGCCCGTTTAAGTCTTGTGCCGAGAGTGAACTGGACGGCTCGGGTTCTGAAGGCTCCGTGGTGTCCGGCCCCAGCTCCCCGCCTGTTGACCTTCGCTCACTGAGGTGCAGGAAGTGTGACAGTCTCTTCTCCAAAATGAGGAGACAAGGACCTCCGAGAAAAAAACCACGAAACaaca ATCCAGCCTCGCTGTCGTGTGACGAGTGGCTGCTGGAGAAAACATGGCAGCCACTGAGACGGCCGCAGTCCCGAGG GAGGTTATGGGTGCACTTGAAGCGCATCAGGCTGCGAGCTGCAAAGCAGTCAGACGATGGCATGATGAATAAAGCGTGGCCGCTCTGCTCCAGACCGCACGTGTTCCTGCAGAG GAACTTGCGTCGCTGTAAAAAGATATCTGGAAAGCCGTCTAAAAGCAAAGCGAAGTCAGTCCATCTGCGGAGAAATCAGGCAAATCCTACACGTCCTCTACGCAGCGGAAAATATCAGCGGCAAAAGAAAAGGAAGTCCTCAGAGAAAGCCGACGCTTCAGAGCATCTTTCACCGGTCGATCTCACCAATTCCACAGAAGACGAACTGTCTGCAAATGAAAACGCTCACCATGAGAAAGTTCCCAAGAAACAATCTGTTAGTGATGCGAGTGGCTTCATGGACATCCAGGTTAATGGCAGTGGCCAGGAGGGGACTCAAAGGGTGCTGAGGTTCGACACGTCTTCTCCCAGTGCTGTCCTCGCTGAAACGCACACCCCAAAGCACCGCCTCGTGCATGTGAACGCGGGAGGAAAGTCGCGTGAAGGCCGAGCAGATTTCATAATGAagaacagagattgtcccagaagGCTAGACGAGGATTCGGATGCATTTCGAACACCTACAGAGCTCCTCGGTGCAGAGTTGAAGCCCGTCAGAAAGGTCAGGCCGTCGCGTCCATTTGGTGCACGGAAAGACAGCTTCAGGACCATGCTGGCTGCACTCGGGCACGGCCGTAACCAGATTATTAAAGAGTTCCATCACTGA
- the si:ch211-227n13.3 gene encoding uncharacterized protein si:ch211-227n13.3 isoform X2, producing MGIVNQRRQKISLPMGSKAEDTLNSLRSNEDASGLGPFSGSPFKSCAESELDGSGSEGSVVSGPSSPPVDLRSLRCRKCDSLFSKMRRQGPPRKKPRNNNPASLSCDEWLLEKTWQPLRRPQSRGRLWVHLKRIRLRAAKQSDDGMMNKAWPLCSRPHVFLQRNLRRCKKISGKPSKSKAKSVHLRRNQANPTRPLRSGKYQRQKKRKSSEKADASEHLSPVDLTNSTEDELSANENAHHEKVPKKQSVSDASGFMDIQVNGSGQEGTQRVLRFDTSSPSAVLAETHTPKHRLVHVNAGGKSREGRADFIMKNRDCPRRLDEDSDAFRTPTELLGAELKPVRKVRPSRPFGARKDSFRTMLAALGHGRNQIIKEFHH from the exons CATTGTGAATCAACGAAGGCAGAAAATATCCTTACCGATGGGCTCAAAGGCTGAAGATACTCTGAACTCACTCCGGTCGAACGAAGACGCTTCAGGCCTCGGGCCGTTCTCTGGGAGCCCGTTTAAGTCTTGTGCCGAGAGTGAACTGGACGGCTCGGGTTCTGAAGGCTCCGTGGTGTCCGGCCCCAGCTCCCCGCCTGTTGACCTTCGCTCACTGAGGTGCAGGAAGTGTGACAGTCTCTTCTCCAAAATGAGGAGACAAGGACCTCCGAGAAAAAAACCACGAAACaaca ATCCAGCCTCGCTGTCGTGTGACGAGTGGCTGCTGGAGAAAACATGGCAGCCACTGAGACGGCCGCAGTCCCGAGG GAGGTTATGGGTGCACTTGAAGCGCATCAGGCTGCGAGCTGCAAAGCAGTCAGACGATGGCATGATGAATAAAGCGTGGCCGCTCTGCTCCAGACCGCACGTGTTCCTGCAGAG GAACTTGCGTCGCTGTAAAAAGATATCTGGAAAGCCGTCTAAAAGCAAAGCGAAGTCAGTCCATCTGCGGAGAAATCAGGCAAATCCTACACGTCCTCTACGCAGCGGAAAATATCAGCGGCAAAAGAAAAGGAAGTCCTCAGAGAAAGCCGACGCTTCAGAGCATCTTTCACCGGTCGATCTCACCAATTCCACAGAAGACGAACTGTCTGCAAATGAAAACGCTCACCATGAGAAAGTTCCCAAGAAACAATCTGTTAGTGATGCGAGTGGCTTCATGGACATCCAGGTTAATGGCAGTGGCCAGGAGGGGACTCAAAGGGTGCTGAGGTTCGACACGTCTTCTCCCAGTGCTGTCCTCGCTGAAACGCACACCCCAAAGCACCGCCTCGTGCATGTGAACGCGGGAGGAAAGTCGCGTGAAGGCCGAGCAGATTTCATAATGAagaacagagattgtcccagaagGCTAGACGAGGATTCGGATGCATTTCGAACACCTACAGAGCTCCTCGGTGCAGAGTTGAAGCCCGTCAGAAAGGTCAGGCCGTCGCGTCCATTTGGTGCACGGAAAGACAGCTTCAGGACCATGCTGGCTGCACTCGGGCACGGCCGTAACCAGATTATTAAAGAGTTCCATCACTGA
- the nxph2b gene encoding neurexophilin-2b, translating to MIKALKMKHLSALLVLSLHMVICAAEPGAAVGPLGWRENNKDESISQHGSHSDILKPLRLFSHLSLTSEASQQLAVQDLWAWLFNRTEENEQSLARAKRRPIVKTGKFKKMFGWGDFHSHIKTIKLNLLITGKIVDHGNGTFSVYFRHNSTGLGNVSVSLVPPSKVVDFEIGQQETLDVPKDTKSFNCRVEYEKTDRSKRTSFCTHDTGRVCFQEQTQSHVSWLCSKPFKVICIYIDFFSADYKLLQKVCPDYNYHSDMPYTSMG from the exons ATGATTAAAGCCCTAAAGATGAAGCATCTCTCAGCTCTGCTGGTTTTGTCCTTGCACATG GTTATATGTGCGGCAGAGCCTGGTGCAGCAGTAGGCCCGCTAGGATGGAGAGAGAACAATAAGGATGAGAGCATTTCTCAGCATGGGTCGCACTCGGATATCCTCAAACCCCTGCGGCTTTTCTCACACCTGTCCTTAACCAGTGAAGCCTCCCAGCAGCTTGCAGTACAAGACCTATGGGCCTGGCTGTTTAATCGCACAGAAGAGAACGAACAGAGTCTGGCTCGAGCCAAGCGGCGACCCATTGTCAAGACAGGCAAATTCAAGAAGATGTTCGGTTGGGGTGATTTCCATTCCCACATTAAGACAATCAAGCTCAACCTACTCATCACAGGCAAGATTGTTGACCACGGCAACGGTACGTTCAGCGTCTACTTCCGTCACAACTCCACAGGCCTCGGCAACGTCTCGGTGAGCCTGGTACCGCCCTCCAAAGTTGTCGACTTTGAGATCGGACAACAGGAAACTCTGGACGTCCCGAAAGACACCAAGTCCTTCAACTGCAGAGTGGAGTACGAGAAGACCGACCGGAGCAAGAGGACGTCCTTTTGCACCCATGACACAGGCAGGGTGTGTTTCCAGGAACAGACGCAGAGCCACGTCTCCTGGCTCTGCTCCAAGCCCTTTAAAGTCATCTGCATCTACATTGACTTCTTCAGTGCCGACTACAAACTGCTACAGAAAGTCTGCCCGGACTACAATTACCACAGTGACATGCCTTATACTTCAATGGGGTAG